A section of the Halalkalicoccus tibetensis genome encodes:
- a CDS encoding universal stress protein: protein MDQRILVPFDNSELGRLALERAFDEHPDAAVTVIHVIDSRQSTYAIEGGLTGSVQQAREQVSQRMIAEAERHAEEHDRTVETVVEEGDAGDVIVEYAANNDIDHIIMGSHDRSKMSRVFVGHIAEVVVHNSPVPVTIVR, encoded by the coding sequence ATGGATCAACGAATCCTCGTCCCCTTCGACAACTCGGAGCTGGGACGGCTCGCTCTCGAACGTGCCTTCGATGAGCATCCGGACGCCGCGGTCACAGTGATCCACGTCATCGATTCTAGGCAGTCGACGTACGCGATCGAGGGCGGTCTCACCGGAAGCGTCCAGCAGGCGCGCGAACAGGTCTCCCAGCGAATGATCGCCGAGGCGGAGCGACACGCCGAAGAACATGATCGGACGGTCGAGACCGTCGTCGAGGAAGGCGATGCCGGCGACGTGATCGTCGAGTACGCGGCGAACAACGACATCGACCATATCATTATGGGTAGTCACGACCGATCGAAGATGTCCCGCGTGTTCGTCGGCCATATCGCGGAGGTCGTCGTTCACAACTCACCGGTGCCCGTGACGATCGTCCGATAG
- a CDS encoding HPP family protein, protein MVRRRVGTSLYAGFLFTVLGLVAWASGQPFVFPSLGPSAFILAFDRRGERTRTYRIVGSHLIGGVVGLASYSILAAGISITTTTGAFSPDGLRLAASGILSIVVTSWAMIATDTNHAPACATTLIVSLGLLSTPLQVAIIVVSVVVLIEVHSVVLYVFEQLVGDTHPVFRNKS, encoded by the coding sequence ATGGTACGACGGCGGGTTGGAACGAGTCTGTACGCAGGATTTCTGTTCACCGTGCTGGGGCTCGTCGCCTGGGCAAGCGGCCAGCCGTTCGTCTTCCCGAGTCTCGGACCCTCGGCGTTCATCCTCGCATTCGATCGACGAGGCGAACGCACGCGGACCTACCGCATTGTTGGAAGCCACCTCATCGGTGGCGTAGTTGGACTGGCCAGTTATAGCATCCTCGCCGCCGGCATATCGATCACGACGACGACCGGTGCGTTTTCACCGGATGGTCTTCGACTCGCCGCAAGCGGCATCCTCTCAATCGTTGTGACGAGCTGGGCAATGATTGCGACCGACACGAACCACGCGCCGGCGTGCGCGACGACACTAATCGTTTCGCTAGGACTGCTCTCGACGCCATTGCAAGTTGCGATCATTGTCGTAAGCGTTGTTGTGCTTATCGAGGTTCACTCCGTCGTACTGTATGTATTCGAGCAATTGGTTGGCGACACCCACCCGGTATTCCGAAATAAATCATAA
- a CDS encoding type II toxin-antitoxin system VapC family toxin, with the protein MNRETPVPLLIDTGGFYAAYVEDDTNHDRAAAVFKAIQAGERYGPIFTSRYVLAELATVILYRKSHRRAVSTINEIRSSETINILPVTEQTFDAAYDQFAQYSDQEIAFFDHLGGSLAREYDIGHVFTFDPDDFRTLEFTFVPDDTDEA; encoded by the coding sequence ATGAATCGGGAGACGCCAGTCCCGTTGTTGATCGATACAGGCGGATTCTACGCGGCCTATGTTGAGGATGACACCAACCACGACCGGGCAGCAGCCGTATTCAAAGCCATTCAAGCTGGCGAACGGTACGGGCCAATTTTCACAAGTCGGTATGTTCTTGCCGAACTCGCAACCGTAATTCTCTACCGTAAGAGCCACCGACGGGCCGTTTCAACGATCAACGAGATACGGTCGTCCGAGACGATCAATATTCTCCCGGTCACCGAACAGACGTTTGACGCGGCATACGACCAGTTCGCTCAGTACAGTGATCAAGAGATCGCGTTCTTTGACCACCTTGGGGGCTCTCTTGCTCGAGAATACGATATCGGCCACGTCTTCACGTTCGACCCCGACGACTTTCGGACGCTTGAATTTACGTTCGTCCCAGATGATACCGACGAGGCGTGA
- a CDS encoding cation:proton antiporter, with the protein MAPTDPVLASEVQLEGPEGSTEEEGKEGVDGGEDEVRFALTSEAGLNDGFAFPFTNLAILMALVGAAPGNWVGEWLLIDVLFRVGVSIVGAIGLGWLLARLVFALPIEAPMAKSMLGLESLAAMFIVYGAIEFVGGYGFIGVFIAAVTLRDYERRHEFYEPLHDIAEQSEQLLMAAIMILFGGLIASGLFAPLTWQAIVVAIAIVFVIRPVAGLVALLGFERKWTDRLAISFFGVRGIGTFYYLAHGLNSAPFDEPYLIWAIAGLAILVSVVVHGLSATPIVEHQLGNESPS; encoded by the coding sequence ATCGCGCCAACTGATCCCGTCCTCGCCAGCGAGGTACAGCTCGAAGGGCCCGAGGGGAGTACTGAGGAGGAAGGAAAGGAGGGTGTCGACGGCGGCGAGGACGAGGTCCGCTTCGCGCTCACGTCGGAGGCGGGGCTCAACGACGGCTTCGCGTTTCCCTTTACGAATCTGGCGATCCTGATGGCGCTCGTTGGGGCTGCTCCCGGCAACTGGGTTGGCGAGTGGCTGTTGATCGACGTGCTATTCCGAGTCGGCGTCTCGATTGTCGGTGCGATCGGCCTCGGCTGGCTGCTCGCCAGACTTGTCTTCGCACTGCCGATCGAGGCACCCATGGCGAAATCAATGCTTGGGCTTGAGTCACTGGCGGCCATGTTCATCGTCTATGGTGCCATTGAGTTCGTCGGTGGCTATGGATTCATTGGGGTGTTCATCGCCGCGGTAACGCTCCGGGACTACGAACGTCGCCACGAGTTCTACGAGCCGCTCCACGACATCGCGGAACAAAGCGAACAGCTGCTGATGGCGGCGATTATGATCCTCTTCGGGGGACTAATCGCGAGTGGCCTGTTTGCGCCCCTTACGTGGCAGGCCATCGTCGTCGCCATCGCGATCGTGTTCGTCATCAGGCCGGTCGCCGGACTAGTCGCGCTGCTCGGATTCGAGCGCAAGTGGACCGACCGATTGGCGATCTCCTTCTTCGGTGTTCGAGGGATCGGCACGTTCTACTACCTTGCACATGGACTGAACTCAGCGCCCTTCGATGAGCCGTATCTCATTTGGGCAATCGCCGGCTTAGCCATCCTTGTCTCAGTCGTGGTTCACGGGTTGAGCGCAACCCCGATCGTCGAACATCAATTAGGTAACGAGAGTCCTAGTTAG
- the corA gene encoding magnesium/cobalt transporter CorA — protein MMDAVVRGPDGAVQTTAIESAADLAMVRDSDGVTWIDATGGDESALALVSEAFDLHDLSADDVRAGGRAKVEEFDEYTLLRVNSVKRRTDSWTVTDPIRDVSVGLFVGSDWLVSYSMEPLAAIDDVRDALVRGRGRIRERGPDFLAYLVVTTLVEEYFRVLDDLEARLEGIEDAVIDGPSSVTLEEINDVRRDLLAFRRLVWPTREAIATLALGDVTNIDELTRRYYRDAYEELVELVELTETYRDLASGSRDIYLNTVAMSTNEVMKKLTVVATIVLPLTFVAGVYGMNFEGSPYNMPELAWTFGYPATMLGMLAVAVILLVYFRREGWL, from the coding sequence ATGATGGACGCCGTTGTCAGAGGACCCGACGGGGCAGTCCAGACAACGGCCATCGAGAGCGCCGCGGATTTGGCGATGGTCCGTGACTCAGACGGCGTGACTTGGATCGATGCGACCGGAGGCGACGAGAGCGCCCTCGCACTCGTTTCTGAGGCGTTCGACCTCCACGACCTCTCGGCCGACGATGTCCGTGCAGGCGGACGAGCCAAGGTCGAGGAGTTCGACGAATACACGCTGTTACGGGTGAACAGCGTCAAGCGACGGACAGATTCGTGGACGGTAACCGATCCGATCCGCGACGTCTCCGTCGGCCTCTTTGTCGGTTCCGATTGGTTGGTATCGTATTCGATGGAACCCCTCGCGGCTATCGATGACGTCCGCGACGCTCTCGTTCGAGGTCGTGGTCGGATACGTGAACGTGGACCGGACTTCCTCGCGTATCTCGTCGTGACCACGCTCGTCGAGGAGTACTTCCGCGTCCTCGACGATCTCGAGGCTCGACTTGAAGGGATCGAGGACGCGGTGATCGACGGTCCGTCCTCGGTGACGCTCGAAGAGATCAACGACGTTCGTCGTGACCTGCTGGCGTTTCGGCGATTGGTGTGGCCGACCCGCGAGGCGATCGCGACGCTCGCGCTGGGTGACGTGACTAATATTGACGAACTTACACGGCGGTACTACCGCGACGCCTACGAGGAACTCGTCGAGCTAGTTGAACTCACAGAAACGTATCGCGATCTCGCATCCGGCTCCCGCGATATCTACCTGAACACGGTAGCGATGTCAACTAACGAGGTAATGAAGAAGCTGACCGTTGTGGCGACCATCGTCCTCCCATTGACGTTCGTTGCAGGGGTCTACGGCATGAACTTCGAGGGGAGCCCCTACAACATGCCCGAACTGGCGTGGACGTTCGGCTATCCGGCGACGATGCTCGGCATGCTCGCCGTGGCAGTGATCCTGCTCGTGTACTTCCGGCGCGAGGGGTGGCTCTAA
- a CDS encoding TrmB family transcriptional regulator: protein MASAEELSEESGVPMGRIYDVLNGLESLDLAHCNPESHPRVYSPVDSETTIDRLLRNRKRDLEVEHTRYENVAAELRSQLGGQPPIDGRFWVTRTRDAETEFVHAQIERFSDATDEVLIVADSVLLHQFPNVTDAVQNWLEPLQEDSIHVRILLSDGNRISVPKLREQ from the coding sequence ATGGCTTCCGCCGAGGAACTTTCCGAGGAAAGCGGTGTTCCGATGGGTCGAATTTACGATGTGTTGAACGGACTCGAATCACTCGATCTTGCTCACTGTAATCCGGAAAGCCATCCACGAGTCTATTCGCCAGTCGATTCCGAGACGACGATCGATCGCCTGTTACGTAACCGGAAACGAGACCTTGAAGTCGAACATACTCGTTACGAGAACGTCGCAGCGGAGCTTCGTTCACAGCTCGGAGGTCAGCCACCGATTGATGGACGGTTCTGGGTGACCAGAACACGTGATGCTGAAACCGAGTTCGTCCACGCTCAGATTGAGCGATTTTCTGATGCCACTGATGAGGTATTGATAGTTGCGGACTCGGTATTATTACATCAATTTCCAAACGTTACAGATGCCGTCCAGAACTGGTTGGAACCATTACAAGAAGACTCGATTCACGTTCGAATTCTCTTATCCGATGGGAATAGAATCTCCGTGCCCAAGCTCAGAGAACAGTGA
- a CDS encoding universal stress protein — MDQRILVPFDGSDASETALERALEENPNAEITALNVLDSAELAYGGVQDSAAESLTDAQREEAEELLERAEDHATDHGATLQTALEVGEPGEAIVEYANENDIDHIIMGSHGRSGLSRIVVGSVAETVVRNSPLTVTIAR, encoded by the coding sequence ATGGACCAACGGATCCTCGTGCCGTTCGACGGATCGGACGCATCGGAGACGGCACTCGAACGAGCACTCGAGGAGAACCCTAACGCCGAGATCACGGCCCTCAACGTCCTCGACTCGGCGGAGCTGGCCTACGGTGGCGTTCAAGACAGCGCGGCCGAGAGCCTGACCGACGCCCAGCGCGAGGAGGCCGAGGAGCTGCTCGAACGGGCCGAGGACCACGCCACCGACCACGGTGCGACCCTCCAAACTGCCCTCGAGGTCGGCGAGCCGGGCGAGGCCATCGTCGAATACGCGAACGAAAACGACATCGACCACATCATCATGGGGAGCCACGGCCGCTCGGGGCTTTCGCGGATCGTCGTCGGGAGCGTCGCAGAAACGGTCGTCCGGAACTCGCCGCTGACGGTGACGATCGCCCGCTAA
- a CDS encoding bacterio-opsin activator domain-containing protein produces the protein MATIFEFEIPTDEFALEETLIECPEAIIEIERVVANDPDRITPYVWARADDFAALEATLDDDPTVEDLTRLSEMDDERSYQMTWAGTIDRIVPLLTDHEGTITHATGSVDSWSLRVLFPDREALSEAHDYLQEAGFSLTVGAIYEATDDGHIQHGLIETQRETIVAAFEAGYFTVPRSVTQTELAEQLGLSHQALSERLRRGMSELVESTLITGSDETEE, from the coding sequence ATGGCGACGATCTTCGAATTCGAGATTCCAACCGACGAATTCGCGCTTGAAGAAACGCTGATAGAATGCCCGGAGGCAATCATCGAAATCGAACGAGTCGTTGCGAATGATCCAGACCGAATCACTCCGTACGTATGGGCGCGCGCCGACGACTTTGCAGCACTCGAAGCCACCCTCGACGACGATCCAACCGTCGAGGACCTAACCAGGCTCTCGGAGATGGATGACGAACGCTCGTACCAAATGACGTGGGCAGGGACGATCGATCGAATCGTTCCACTTCTGACCGACCATGAGGGAACAATTACTCACGCAACTGGTTCGGTTGATAGCTGGAGCCTTCGCGTTCTGTTTCCAGATCGAGAAGCACTCTCTGAGGCTCATGATTATCTCCAAGAAGCGGGCTTTTCGCTGACGGTTGGAGCGATATATGAAGCCACAGACGACGGCCATATCCAGCACGGTCTGATTGAAACGCAACGTGAGACGATCGTCGCAGCATTTGAAGCCGGCTATTTCACTGTCCCACGATCGGTAACACAGACAGAACTTGCTGAGCAACTCGGGTTATCACATCAAGCGCTCTCTGAACGGCTCCGACGGGGAATGAGCGAACTCGTTGAGTCGACGTTAATCACCGGCAGTGACGAAACGGAAGAGTGA
- a CDS encoding CBS domain-containing protein: MPAQDLAREDVVTVEPNTGATEIAQTMNDERVGAVVVTEDSKPVGIVTDRTLGLAVGQEDDPTSLTAEELMSEDPETVSADTEAYDLAVQFGETKVRRLPVVDDEGQLEGIVSLDDVIATNAEQLEEAAKVIEAQSPGYAPDER, encoded by the coding sequence ATGCCTGCTCAAGATCTTGCAAGAGAGGACGTCGTAACAGTTGAACCGAATACTGGAGCGACAGAGATCGCTCAAACGATGAATGATGAGCGGGTTGGTGCGGTTGTCGTCACCGAGGACTCCAAACCGGTCGGGATCGTTACTGATCGTACTCTCGGACTCGCCGTGGGTCAAGAAGACGATCCAACGAGCTTGACCGCTGAGGAGCTAATGAGTGAGGACCCCGAGACGGTGTCAGCCGACACAGAGGCCTACGATCTCGCAGTTCAGTTTGGTGAGACAAAGGTTCGGCGACTCCCAGTTGTCGATGATGAAGGGCAGCTCGAAGGCATCGTTTCGCTCGATGATGTGATCGCAACGAACGCTGAACAGCTCGAGGAGGCTGCCAAAGTAATCGAGGCCCAATCACCTGGCTACGCTCCGGATGAACGATAG
- a CDS encoding helix-turn-helix domain-containing protein: protein MSRNDQGEYTTRTTDEDILAHFSQAGRPFQTAQSVAEQFDVDRSQAYRRLQQLADEGALKKSKVGGRAVVWWISDNDEPTGKPHDVNPDDPIFDRDTFQAGEPDDTSEKIDEVLYGDGTSGAV from the coding sequence ATGAGCCGAAATGACCAGGGCGAGTACACTACCAGAACAACAGACGAGGACATCCTTGCCCACTTCTCACAGGCTGGGCGGCCCTTTCAAACAGCACAGTCGGTTGCAGAACAGTTTGATGTAGACAGATCGCAAGCATACCGCCGACTGCAACAGCTCGCTGATGAGGGTGCACTTAAAAAGTCAAAAGTCGGCGGCCGTGCCGTTGTTTGGTGGATTTCAGATAACGATGAACCGACCGGCAAGCCCCATGACGTGAATCCAGACGACCCCATATTCGACCGCGATACCTTCCAAGCGGGAGAGCCGGACGACACCTCTGAAAAGATCGACGAGGTTCTCTATGGTGACGGGACGTCCGGAGCTGTATGA
- a CDS encoding SDR family NAD(P)-dependent oxidoreductase produces MNGLDGNTAVVTGAASGIGRESARRFAEEGANVVVADIDVTADRETVDLIEDAGGNATFAEVDVSDSKSVERMVDVAVDTYGSLDFAHNNAGILTGFSGVTDITDEQWERIIAINLKGIWTCMKAELPVMERQGGGAIVNTASEAGLVGMGGLSSYSASKHGVVGLTKSAALEYASRDIRINAIAPGPTKTNIQSGLLSGTGESSIPLLNRIGMAVDLVRMAIRTIRADYDTSAMRDVPMDRIAEPEEMAGAVAFLCSSDASYITGHTLPVDGGQAVD; encoded by the coding sequence ATGAACGGACTAGATGGGAATACGGCTGTCGTAACGGGAGCCGCATCAGGAATTGGACGCGAATCGGCACGTCGCTTCGCTGAGGAAGGAGCAAACGTCGTCGTCGCGGACATCGATGTAACGGCTGATCGTGAGACAGTCGATCTGATTGAGGATGCCGGCGGCAACGCGACGTTTGCCGAGGTCGATGTTTCCGATTCCAAGTCGGTCGAGCGAATGGTTGACGTTGCGGTCGACACCTATGGAAGCCTCGATTTCGCGCACAACAACGCGGGGATCCTCACAGGCTTTTCGGGGGTCACCGACATCACAGACGAACAGTGGGAACGGATCATTGCTATCAACCTGAAAGGCATCTGGACCTGCATGAAGGCCGAGCTCCCCGTCATGGAGAGACAGGGCGGTGGCGCGATCGTCAACACGGCCTCCGAGGCTGGCTTAGTGGGGATGGGCGGACTCTCCAGCTATTCAGCCAGCAAACACGGCGTTGTCGGCCTGACGAAATCAGCTGCCCTCGAGTACGCCAGTCGTGACATCCGAATCAACGCGATCGCTCCAGGTCCCACGAAGACGAACATCCAGTCGGGGCTGTTGAGTGGAACGGGCGAGTCGTCGATACCGCTGTTGAATCGGATCGGGATGGCAGTCGACCTAGTCCGAATGGCGATCCGGACGATCCGGGCCGACTATGATACGTCGGCGATGCGGGACGTGCCAATGGACCGCATCGCTGAGCCTGAAGAGATGGCCGGTGCGGTTGCATTCCTCTGTTCGTCCGATGCATCGTATATCACAGGCCATACACTGCCCGTTGACGGCGGTCAGGCGGTTGATTGA
- a CDS encoding PAS domain-containing protein: MTRSDHNKSESLTYEEIFHSVEDGILVHDAETGAILDANQAAEHLYGYSSNELTNMHISDFSADHPAYSQEEVSVRLIKHVQVASTNSNGSSNETMELRGLSTSN, encoded by the coding sequence ATGACGAGATCTGACCACAACAAATCAGAGTCCCTGACCTACGAGGAAATCTTCCATTCTGTCGAAGATGGAATTCTCGTTCATGATGCAGAAACAGGAGCGATTCTCGACGCAAACCAAGCTGCAGAGCATCTTTATGGCTATTCGAGTAACGAGCTCACCAATATGCATATCTCGGATTTCAGCGCAGACCATCCTGCATACAGCCAAGAGGAGGTCTCAGTCAGATTAATAAAGCACGTACAAGTGGCGAGCACCAATTCCAATGGCTCATCAAACGAAACGATGGAGCTACGCGGATTGTCGACGTCAAATTGA
- a CDS encoding MFS transporter yields the protein MWLVYSLTSDPLYTGVAGFMTMVPQAFQFLAGPLVDQWSIRRILVGTQLIQAAVVSLIPIAHIFGFLTVELVLVVMSILSALNQLVYPAQTTALPRILDDEELVAANSAFSVAYQGFDMVANGIGGVLIGLFGAVALFALDAVTFGIAAVVFATVSIPPTNTVTDDKRPADELTGADKLADASTRPLAGDDSRVANDSTALVTDGDGDCIESEDTNSYVARMREGVAVIRGTFLVPLLAGAVIANFSVGMILAATPPYADSLTVPEALNLIGAAGAYGILMASIAAGGFVGAIATNIVADRRLGRSMVVGYTLAGILWSSGLLANWLPLTALLFVLAYIPIGALAVQVAAVVQSAPPAEMVGRVSSVHGSASASMVPIGSLAGGIVAGWLSPQVAMTALGVAAFSLALYVLVNPDLREMPAPDRMTIDL from the coding sequence ATGTGGCTCGTCTACAGCCTGACCAGCGACCCCCTCTACACGGGAGTCGCCGGATTCATGACAATGGTTCCGCAGGCGTTTCAGTTCCTCGCAGGCCCGCTGGTCGATCAGTGGTCAATTCGGCGAATTCTCGTCGGCACGCAGCTTATTCAAGCCGCCGTTGTCTCTCTGATCCCGATCGCTCATATCTTCGGCTTTCTCACCGTCGAGCTGGTGCTCGTTGTAATGTCAATTCTTTCTGCACTCAATCAGCTGGTGTACCCCGCCCAGACCACCGCACTTCCACGTATTCTTGACGACGAGGAGCTGGTCGCAGCCAATTCGGCGTTCTCGGTTGCCTATCAAGGGTTCGATATGGTAGCAAACGGAATCGGAGGCGTGCTTATCGGTTTGTTCGGCGCGGTCGCATTATTCGCACTCGACGCCGTCACGTTCGGGATCGCTGCAGTCGTGTTTGCGACCGTCTCGATTCCGCCCACGAATACGGTGACAGACGACAAACGACCGGCGGACGAGTTGACGGGTGCCGACAAATTAGCGGATGCTTCAACACGTCCATTGGCTGGCGACGATAGCCGAGTCGCGAACGATTCTACCGCCCTTGTCACGGACGGCGACGGTGACTGCATAGAATCAGAGGATACCAACTCCTACGTCGCACGTATGCGTGAAGGAGTGGCAGTTATTCGTGGAACATTCCTTGTGCCGCTATTAGCCGGCGCAGTAATCGCCAACTTTTCCGTCGGTATGATACTGGCAGCGACGCCCCCGTACGCTGATTCTCTTACCGTTCCTGAGGCACTGAACCTGATCGGTGCAGCCGGGGCTTATGGGATCCTCATGGCATCGATCGCAGCTGGGGGCTTTGTTGGAGCGATAGCTACAAATATCGTCGCTGATCGCCGATTGGGACGGAGCATGGTCGTTGGGTACACCCTTGCAGGGATACTCTGGAGCAGTGGCCTCCTCGCTAATTGGCTCCCGTTGACGGCCTTGCTTTTCGTACTGGCGTACATCCCTATTGGAGCTCTTGCTGTCCAAGTAGCCGCCGTCGTCCAATCTGCACCTCCAGCAGAGATGGTTGGCCGGGTAAGTAGCGTTCACGGTTCTGCCTCGGCATCTATGGTTCCGATCGGGTCGCTAGCTGGTGGTATCGTTGCTGGTTGGCTCAGCCCACAAGTGGCGATGACTGCCCTTGGAGTCGCAGCATTCTCGCTGGCCCTCTATGTACTCGTGAATCCAGATCTTCGTGAAATGCCAGCTCCTGATCGCATGACAATCGATTTGTAA
- a CDS encoding MFS transporter, which yields MGDNDDPRNEYGITGNPRRGLAMATLSFFAGLTTIAFYGVAGPTFQEALGISGALLGLLLSSPHISKVFLRVPFGAWVDDIGARTPILILLAMTIVGVAGLVGTLVLFYPDDFGSHLYVPLLVFGILAGAGSATFSVGIAQTSYWFPEDRQGFAMGAFAGAGNIGPGVFNSLIPVLIGIGGLAFAYGSWLAFMVVVTVLYFAYGANPYYFQLLDRGLDAEKAKGVAEEMGQEVFPAGGTWDSLRESSLNHWTWVLVFLYTVSYGGGFTALTTWYPTYWNLFHDMSLTMAGLFAGVFVVYGSLIRIPGGSLSDRFGGEDVATVSFAVMVLGAGIATFATGVVASFVGMMVLGTGMGVANAAVFELVPKYVPDAVGGASGWIGGIGGAGTLLVLPLLGVFVDVFGEIGYARGFSVIAGLSAVCVATSVALKFVGPDESAAADESAMH from the coding sequence ATGGGAGACAACGACGACCCGCGAAACGAGTACGGGATCACTGGAAACCCCAGGCGTGGGCTGGCGATGGCGACGCTCTCCTTTTTCGCCGGCCTCACCACGATCGCCTTCTACGGCGTCGCGGGGCCGACGTTCCAGGAGGCGCTCGGCATCTCGGGCGCGCTGTTGGGGCTGTTGCTCTCCTCGCCCCACATCAGCAAGGTGTTCCTCAGGGTGCCGTTCGGCGCCTGGGTCGACGACATCGGTGCCCGAACGCCGATACTCATCCTGCTCGCGATGACGATCGTCGGGGTCGCGGGGTTGGTCGGGACCCTCGTCCTCTTCTATCCCGACGACTTCGGGTCGCATCTCTACGTCCCGCTGCTCGTCTTCGGGATCCTGGCCGGGGCCGGCAGCGCGACGTTCTCGGTCGGGATCGCCCAGACCTCCTACTGGTTTCCGGAGGACAGACAGGGGTTCGCGATGGGCGCGTTCGCCGGCGCGGGCAACATCGGCCCCGGGGTGTTCAACTCCCTCATTCCCGTCCTGATCGGGATCGGGGGGCTGGCGTTCGCGTACGGGAGTTGGCTCGCCTTCATGGTCGTCGTAACCGTTCTCTACTTCGCCTACGGCGCGAACCCTTACTACTTCCAGCTCCTCGATAGGGGGCTGGACGCCGAGAAGGCGAAGGGGGTCGCGGAGGAGATGGGCCAGGAGGTCTTCCCGGCGGGCGGCACGTGGGACTCGCTGCGGGAGTCCTCGCTGAACCACTGGACCTGGGTGCTCGTCTTCCTCTATACCGTCTCCTACGGGGGTGGGTTCACCGCGCTGACGACCTGGTATCCGACCTACTGGAACCTGTTTCACGACATGAGCCTGACGATGGCCGGCCTGTTCGCGGGCGTGTTCGTCGTCTACGGCTCGCTGATCAGGATCCCGGGGGGCAGCCTCAGCGATCGCTTCGGCGGCGAGGACGTCGCCACGGTCAGCTTCGCCGTGATGGTCCTCGGCGCGGGGATCGCCACGTTCGCCACGGGGGTCGTCGCCTCGTTCGTCGGCATGATGGTGCTCGGTACGGGGATGGGGGTCGCGAACGCGGCAGTCTTCGAACTCGTCCCGAAGTACGTCCCGGACGCCGTCGGCGGAGCCTCGGGCTGGATCGGGGGGATCGGCGGCGCGGGGACGCTCCTCGTGTTACCCCTCCTGGGCGTGTTCGTCGACGTCTTCGGCGAGATAGGCTACGCGCGCGGGTTCTCCGTCATCGCCGGGCTGAGCGCAGTCTGCGTCGCGACCTCGGTCGCGCTGAAGTTCGTCGGCCCGGACGAGTCGGCGGCTGCCGACGAGTCAGCGATGCACTGA
- a CDS encoding helix-turn-helix domain-containing protein — protein MQQQLAEIEDEYSADITLLKLAAASSAYNTPPSNNDQTTIKGGGHLTVRQREAFLLARSWGYYEYPRETTARELAAELGISKTTLLEHLRKAEAKLLTGIDSF, from the coding sequence TTGCAGCAACAACTTGCGGAGATAGAAGACGAATATAGCGCAGATATTACTCTCCTCAAGCTTGCTGCTGCATCAAGTGCTTATAACACACCACCATCAAACAACGATCAAACAACCATCAAGGGCGGTGGTCATCTCACAGTAAGACAACGGGAAGCGTTTCTCCTCGCTCGTTCATGGGGCTACTACGAATATCCACGCGAAACAACTGCTCGTGAACTTGCTGCCGAACTCGGTATTTCGAAAACGACGCTCTTAGAACATCTCCGAAAAGCCGAGGCCAAACTCCTGACCGGGATCGATTCGTTCTGA